The sequence AGAGCAGGATCCGCAGGTCCGGGGTGCCGTGATCGAGAAGGCGCTGGAGACCTTCCACTTTTCCTCGGAATGGCGCGATCCTGTAATGAGCATGGTCCGCGATGTTTTGGGGACCGCTCTCGAGCCTGACGGGCATGTCCGCCTTGTCGATGTGCCGCGTTCCCGGCGCCTCGATGAAGTCGAGTTCTATTATCCGGCGAAAACCATGACGCTTCCGGACTTGAATGCTCTTTTGCAGAGGCACGACCAGCCTCGCCTGGGGCGTAGTGCACGCGATGGTGATTTACCGACACCGCTCACACAGGGATACGTCAAGGGATTTATCGATCTGGTGTTCGAAGCGGAGGGGCGCTTCTATCTGGTGGACTATAAATCAAACTGGTTGGGGGGAAGCCTTGAGGATTACGCTCAGGAGCGTCTCCCGTCGGCGATGGAGGAGCACCTCTATACCTTCCAGTATCTGACCTATGCGATCGCGGTCCACCGGATGCTGCAGCAGCGGATTCCGGGCTACGACTACGATCGGCATTTCGGCGGCGTCCGGTATTTATTCTTGCGCGGCATTCGTCCGGAAGCCGGTCTGCAATCCGGAATCTTTGCCACCAGGCCTGCGCGTGGTCTGATTGAGGAATTCGATGAACTTCTCGGACACTGATCAGGAGAAGGCGGCAACGGAAAGTCGGGAAGAGTTTATCCTGCCATCTGGTTGTTCGGATTTTGATCGACGGTTTGCAGCGACGCTGCAGGCATTTGAGAACCAACCACGCCCGGAGGTCTTTGCCGCGGCTGCGTTGGCCAGCGCAGCTACCGCTCAGGGGCGTATTTGCGTTGCCCTCGCCGAGTTTGCGGAGGAGCGGGGCTGGGTTGGGCCCGAGGCCGAATTGCTTGTGGCGGAGCGCTGGCAAGCACCGCCGCTCGATCATTGGACGAAGGTACTGCGGGAAAGCGACGTGGTAGGTGAGCCGGGTTCCTTTCACCCACTGATCCTCGATGCGGAAGGACGCCTGTATCTGCAACGGTACTGGCGTTACGAGCATCAGCTCGCCTCACGGCTGCATGAGATGTCCCGGGGGGAAGTCCCCCGGGTGGCAACCGCGGATATTTTGCAAAGCCTGACCGAGATCGAAGAGCGGGGGATGCAGCTGGCTGTGGGGCAGCGGGCGGCGGTCGCGACCGCATTGCTGCGCCAGCTCACGGTCATCGCCGGAGGCGCCGGGACCGGGAAGACGACCATCGTCGCCTGCATTCTTCGCTTGATGGGCGAGCATTGTGGTTCTCCGGGCTTTCGCGTCCGGCTGGCCGCTCCTACCGGTAAGGCGGCCAATCGTCTGGCCGAACAATTGCACCACGCGCGCAACACGATTGATCCCGATGGTCGTATCGATACCATCCTGGACCAGGAGCCAGCGACCCTGCATCGTCTATTGGGCGGGGCGCCGAATGGGGTGCACTTCCGCCACGACCGACAGAACCCCCTGCCGCTGGATGTTCTGGTGGTGGACGAGAGCTCGATGGTCGACGCCGCATTGATGGCGAAGGTGGTCGAGGCGATGCCCGCGCAGTCGCGGCTGATCCTCGTTGGGGACCCCGAGCAGTTGCCTCCGGTCGAAGTCGGCTCGGTCTTTGGGGAATTGGTCGGGGATGGGGCCAACTTCTCTGCGGCCGGGGCGAACCTTCTTGAGGAGGCTACGGGGGTTCCGGTACCTCCGGTCCCGCCTCAACCCGGGAGGCCGGGGGCACCGGTTCGGGACTGCGTGATTCTTCTTGACGAGTCCTTCCGATTCTCGACCGACTCGGGGATCGCCGCGTTGGCGAATGCCTTGCGTGAGGGCGACGCTCCGAGGACCTTCGCCGTCCTTGATGGCGATTATGCCGATATCGAAGGCATTGGCGACGGGGAGCAGATGGATGCCGAGGCGCGCCGACGGATTCGGCGCGGCTACCAGCCTTTTGTCGAGGCTCTTGCTGCCGGAGCCGATCCCCGGGATGTCCTGCAGGCAGCAGCGGACTTTCGCGTTCTTGCGGTGCGGCGCGAGGGGGCCCATGGGGTGGTTGCCCTCAACGAAATGATTGAAGGCGAGTTGCGCGCCCATGGCGGCTTACCCCCTGCCGCGCCCTGGTATGCCGGCCGCTTGGTAATGGTGACCCGGAACAATCGAACTCTGCGCCTTTTCAATGGAGATATCGGCGTGGCACTTCCCGACGCGGACGGTCGGCTGAAGGTTTTCTTTGAGGGGAGCGGCCAACTGCGTCAGGTCGCGCCAGGGCGCCTCTCTCACGTAGAGACAGTCTTTGCGATGACGGTTCACAAGAGCCAGGGCTCCGAGTACCGGGAGACTTGTCTGGTTTTGCCCGAGACTCCATCGCGTCTTTTGACCCGCGAATTGCTTTATACGGCCGTCACTCGCGCTCGAACGCATCTGCTGCTCGCCGGCCCTCGCGACCGGTTTGCCGAGGGTTTGGCAAGACGGCTGCCACGGAGCTCGGTTCTGGCGGAGGTGATCCGAGGGCTTGAGAACAAGGCGGAGAAGGAATCCGTCTAACGAAAGCGGCTGAGTGCCTCGAATGCCTTGGCCCGATCGATGGAGGTCTCATGAACCTTGGGCAGTTCGCGCAGGACCTCCCACCAGCCCGGCCGCGTCTTGCCGTCCTCGGCCAGAAGAAGCGCCTGGCTTCGAGCGCCGAAACTTGCTGCGTAGTCGGGGGGACGGATATCGTCCTGTGCAAGGACCACGCGAGGGTCGGTAGCGATCTCCTCCGGGGTGTTGGTATCTGCGTGAGCCTGTTCCAGCTCATCGAGTTTGCTGGCGTCCGGTTCGCACGACGGCTCGTCACCGCCGCCGATCAGGCCGGCACCGGGAAAAAGTAGGGCTCCGGGAATCTTTTCGGTCCGAGCGCCGGCGACCAGAAGTGCGACGTAGGCACCGAGGCCGGCACCGGCGACGCAGGTGGGGCCTATTTCTTCGAGAGCGCTATCGACATCGGTGGCAAAGAGTTCCGGGTAGTAGGCACCGCCGGCGCGCCAGTCCGAGGACCCATGCCCGCCGAAGTCGAGTGCCCAGACGGGACCCTCCCAGAGAATTTCCTGCTCGCTCCAGCGATCGCTGGAGGTGAATAACTCGTGCAACAAAAGCAAGGGCGTGCCCGTACCTTCGCGGAGATGACTCAAATGCAAGGAGGTTCTGCCGTTGAGCAGCTTGTGATTTTCTTGGGGCGTTGAACCTTTCATCGCTCGACCCAGGATTCGACGAGGTCGAGGAAGGCGTCGGGTTCCTCCATATGCACAAAATGACCGGACTTCGGAATACTGGCACGGGTGACGTCAGGAATCGCGTCCAGACGCGGCCCGATGACCGACTCGGGCAAGGGGCCCCAGGTATCTTGTTCTTCTCCGATCACCGCCAGCATGGGCACCTTCAGGTGTTTCCATTGGCGCGCGATCCAGTTTGATCGAAAGGGCCCGAAGCCACGCGTGACCAACGGGTCAGCTTGCCATACAAACCCTTCTGCGGTTTCGCGTACGCCGAGAGCCACAAAATGCTTCAGCCACTCGACACCCAGTCGGGGGTTTTGTTTTTGGCGTCGAACCACCACATCGTCCAATGTCGGGTAGGCCCGCCAGCCGAGATTCTGGTGACTCTTGCGCCGCTGGTCGAGCCAACCTCCCATTCTCTCGGCCGGTGTGCGGTCATCGACGGGAAACCCCGGAGGGGCAAAGCCTTCCGGGGGCGGTCCGAAGCCGTCGATATTGACCAGGCGACGAAAGAGTTCCGGCCGATTGGTTGCCGCATCAGTGGCCAATGCGCCACCACGACTATGGCCGATCACCAGGCACGGCGGTCCCGCCCAGCGCATGATTGCGTGCAACTCGGCCACATCCAGAGGCCATGCGTAACCATCCGTCCATCCGGAGTTTCCGTGGCCGCGGGCATCGTAGGCAATGACTCGATAGTCTCGCGCCAGTCGCGCAACGATCGGATCAAATCCGCGGGCATGGTCGAGAAAACCGTGCACCAGGACCACGGGCGCGGCATCGGGGTCGCCCCATTCGTGGACTTGAAGTGCGACGCCGAGCGGTGCGAGTGTATGACTGCGCTCTGGCGGTGCGTACATGGATATCGGGGTCATTCAGTGGAAGCATAGCCAATGCTTGGGGTGAAACCAGTGGGCTTCTCTGCCGCGATTCCTCAGACGTTGAATCGGAAATGCATCACGTCACCATCCGATACTTCATAGTCCTTGCCCTCGACGCGAAGCTTTCCGGCGGCCTTGCAGGCCGCTTCGGAGCCGAGGCCCACCAAAGTATCCCAGGGGACAACTTCAGCACGAATGAAGCCGCGCTCGAAATCGGTGTGAATTTTGCCGGCGGCTCCCGGAGCAAGGGTGCCGCGCTCGATCGTCCACGCCCGAACTTCCTTTTCGCCGGCGGTAAAATAGGTGATCAGGTCGAGAAGCGCATAGCCGCCCCGAATTAGACGATCGAGACCGGCTTCGGCAAGTCCGAGGCTCTCGAGAAACTCGGATCGTTCCTCAGCCTCGAGAGCGATCAATTCGGCTTCGATTTGCGCGGAAAGGACGACGATCTCCGCGCCTTCTTCTGCTGCCATTGCGGCGAGCGGTTGTACGACGGGATCCTCCAGGCCGGCTTCGAGCTGCTCTTCACTGACATTTGCCGCGTACATCGCAGGCTTGGCGGTCAGCAGATCGAGCGGCTCGAGCAACTCTTTTTCCTCGAGGTCGAGAGGAATCCGCCGGATAAGAGTTCCGTCCTCCATGGGCCCCTGGATTTTTTCCAGAACGGCGACAAGTTTCTGCTCGTCCTTGTTGCCGCCTTTCGCTGCCTTTCGACCCTTGTCGAGACGCTGCTCGACGGATTGCAGGTCGCGAAGCACCAATTCGGTGTGAATCGTGGCGACATCGTCGAGCGGGTCGATCCGGTTGGCGACATGAGTGATGTCCTCACTCTCGAAACAGCGCACGACGTTGAGGATCGCATCGACGCTGCGAATGTGGCTGAGAAATTGATTGCCAAGCCCTTCGCCCTGACTCGCGCCTGCGACCAGGCCCGCAATATCGACAAACTCCACGGTGGTGGGAACGATGCTTTTCGGCACGACTACCCGACAGATCTCGTCCATTCGCGGATCAGGAACGGGGACTGTGCCCACATTCGGGTCGATCGTGCAGAACGGATAGTTTGCAGCCTCCGCACCGCCTCCCGCCAGGGCGTTGAAGAGAGTGGATTTGCCCACATTGGGGAGGCCGACGATACCAATGGAAAGTGCCATAGACCGATGTTTCTAGCACCTCATTAGAGTTCCGGCATTGGCACTCTTGTCCGGGGAATCGTATGAATCCGACAGGGGTACCGGATGTCGTCCAGATCGAAAATTTCGCTACCGGTGGATGAACGGATCGATGAAATCCGGAAAGCGCTGCAGCGGTCGCCCGCGCTGGTGGTCACGGCGCCGCCGGGGGCGGGCAAGACAACTCGAATTCCGCCGGCGCTCATCGGAGATGGGCCTGTTCTGCTTGTCCAGCCCCGGCGCGTGGCGGCGCGCGGTGTCGCTCGCCGGATCGCACAGGAGAATGAATGGGCGGTCGGCGAAGAAGTTGGCTGGCAAATCCGATTCGAGCGCAAGTTTGGTCCTCGTACGAAAATCCTGGTGGTGACCGAAGGAATTCTTCTGGCGCGCCTGCAGGAAGATCCATTGCTCTCGGAATTCCGTACATTGGTCCTCGACGAAGTTCATGAGCGTAGCACTGCCATGGACCTCGGTCTCGCCTTTGCGCGGCAAGTGACCTTGGCGCGGCCTGACTTTCGGTTGGTCGTGATGTCGGCGACGTTGGATACGGAACTATACGCGACCTTTCTCGACGGCTGCCCGATCGTTGATGTGCCGGTTCGCCAGCATCCGATAGACACGGTGTACCGGCCGGGGCAGTCTCCAGCGGAGGCCGTTCGTGAGGCTCTTGCCCGGGACTCGGGTCACGTCCTCTGCTTTCTGCCGGGGATGCGGGAGATCGAGGA is a genomic window of Candidatus Binatia bacterium containing:
- a CDS encoding alpha/beta hydrolase; this encodes MTPISMYAPPERSHTLAPLGVALQVHEWGDPDAAPVVLVHGFLDHARGFDPIVARLARDYRVIAYDARGHGNSGWTDGYAWPLDVAELHAIMRWAGPPCLVIGHSRGGALATDAATNRPELFRRLVNIDGFGPPPEGFAPPGFPVDDRTPAERMGGWLDQRRKSHQNLGWRAYPTLDDVVVRRQKQNPRLGVEWLKHFVALGVRETAEGFVWQADPLVTRGFGPFRSNWIARQWKHLKVPMLAVIGEEQDTWGPLPESVIGPRLDAIPDVTRASIPKSGHFVHMEEPDAFLDLVESWVER
- the recD gene encoding exodeoxyribonuclease V subunit alpha, coding for MNFSDTDQEKAATESREEFILPSGCSDFDRRFAATLQAFENQPRPEVFAAAALASAATAQGRICVALAEFAEERGWVGPEAELLVAERWQAPPLDHWTKVLRESDVVGEPGSFHPLILDAEGRLYLQRYWRYEHQLASRLHEMSRGEVPRVATADILQSLTEIEERGMQLAVGQRAAVATALLRQLTVIAGGAGTGKTTIVACILRLMGEHCGSPGFRVRLAAPTGKAANRLAEQLHHARNTIDPDGRIDTILDQEPATLHRLLGGAPNGVHFRHDRQNPLPLDVLVVDESSMVDAALMAKVVEAMPAQSRLILVGDPEQLPPVEVGSVFGELVGDGANFSAAGANLLEEATGVPVPPVPPQPGRPGAPVRDCVILLDESFRFSTDSGIAALANALREGDAPRTFAVLDGDYADIEGIGDGEQMDAEARRRIRRGYQPFVEALAAGADPRDVLQAAADFRVLAVRREGAHGVVALNEMIEGELRAHGGLPPAAPWYAGRLVMVTRNNRTLRLFNGDIGVALPDADGRLKVFFEGSGQLRQVAPGRLSHVETVFAMTVHKSQGSEYRETCLVLPETPSRLLTRELLYTAVTRARTHLLLAGPRDRFAEGLARRLPRSSVLAEVIRGLENKAEKESV
- a CDS encoding alpha/beta hydrolase, translated to MKGSTPQENHKLLNGRTSLHLSHLREGTGTPLLLLHELFTSSDRWSEQEILWEGPVWALDFGGHGSSDWRAGGAYYPELFATDVDSALEEIGPTCVAGAGLGAYVALLVAGARTEKIPGALLFPGAGLIGGGDEPSCEPDASKLDELEQAHADTNTPEEIATDPRVVLAQDDIRPPDYAASFGARSQALLLAEDGKTRPGWWEVLRELPKVHETSIDRAKAFEALSRFR
- the ychF gene encoding redox-regulated ATPase YchF, with the translated sequence MALSIGIVGLPNVGKSTLFNALAGGGAEAANYPFCTIDPNVGTVPVPDPRMDEICRVVVPKSIVPTTVEFVDIAGLVAGASQGEGLGNQFLSHIRSVDAILNVVRCFESEDITHVANRIDPLDDVATIHTELVLRDLQSVEQRLDKGRKAAKGGNKDEQKLVAVLEKIQGPMEDGTLIRRIPLDLEEKELLEPLDLLTAKPAMYAANVSEEQLEAGLEDPVVQPLAAMAAEEGAEIVVLSAQIEAELIALEAEERSEFLESLGLAEAGLDRLIRGGYALLDLITYFTAGEKEVRAWTIERGTLAPGAAGKIHTDFERGFIRAEVVPWDTLVGLGSEAACKAAGKLRVEGKDYEVSDGDVMHFRFNV